One window of Chionomys nivalis chromosome 18, mChiNiv1.1, whole genome shotgun sequence genomic DNA carries:
- the Dennd4b gene encoding DENN domain-containing protein 4B isoform X1: MGTLASLASSFSQLTIPDAVSEGGAMAEERPPRLVDYFVVAGLAGDGAPMPEETWVPEPTGPRRPPRPAEPITDVAVIARALGEEVPQGYTCIQTSAGGHPLELSAGLLGGTQTVICYRRGRDKPPLVELGVLYEGKERPKPGFQVLDTTPYSHSANLAPPGPGHPRTYLMYRRAAEGAGLHALGITDLCLVLPSKGEGTPHTYCRLPRNLNPGMWGPAVYLCYKVGLAKANTLVYEAELLGRYPQEDNEAFPLPESVPVFCLPMGATIECWPAQTKYPVPVFSTFVLTGAAGDKVYGAALQFYEAFPRARLSERQARALGLLSAVERGRALGGRAVRSRRAIAVLSRWPAFPAFRAFLTFLYRYSVSGPHRLPLEAHISHFIHNVPFPSPQRPRILVQMSPYDNLLLCQPVSSPLPLSGASFLQLLQNLGPELAITLLLAVLTEHKLLVHSLRPDLLTSVCEALVSMIFPLHWQCPYIPLCPLVLADVLSAPVPFIVGIHSSYFDLHDPPPDVICVDLDTNTLFQTEEKKPLSARTLPRRPYKLLLATLTNLYQQLDQTYTGPEEEASLEFLLTDYEAVCGRRTRLEREVQGAFLRFMACLLKGYRDFLRPLTEAPSEGSRDVDNLFYLQGFLKSRERSSHKLYSQLLHTQMFSQFIEECSFGSARHAALEFFDSCVDKVHPEQEKPEPTPLVELEELSGSELTVFITPPEDPPVLEGSESAPQYCYDGFPELRAELFESPQEQQGALPVPGPSRSAPSSPAPRRTKQEMKVAQRMAQKSATVPELWARCLLGHCYGLWFLCLPAYVRSAPSRVRALHKAYHVLREMESRKVVLPDEVCYRVLMQLCSHYGQPVLSVKVMLDMQRAGIVPNTITYGYYNKAVLESKWPSGTPGGRLRWAKLRNVVLGAAQFRQPLKDRRRQQQQQQQQQQQQQQQQQQQQQVAVHQESSSSQTEPCLERPSPTRPLQRQTTWAGRSLREPSSPTGRLVKSGSLGSARGAQPTVEAGVAHMIEALGVLEPRGSPVPWQDGSLSDLSLTGEELAPGGSPGGSGSALSTRSTEALEGISGRGPKTSGCQEEVGTPRKGLGARLQQLLTPSRRSSVSRIPPPELPIDLPPAARRSPMDSLLWPRERPGSTASESSASLGSEWDLSESSLSSLSLRRSSERLSDTPGPFQPPSLEILLSSCSLCRACDSLVYDEEIMAGWAPDDSNLNTTCPFCSSSFVPLLSVQTLDSRPSAPSPQSALAAASGSQDAPVPGGPGPVLSDRRLCLALDEPQLCNGYVGSASRRVENGAWAYLSPLVLRKELESLVENEGSEVLALPELPAAHPIIFWNLLWYFQRLRLPSILPGLVLISRDEPPPSQPSQGPSPRLTPDPASVHVRLLWDVLTPDPNSCPPLYVLWRVHSQIPQRVVWPGPVPSCLSLTLLESVMRHVGLNEVHKAVGLLLETLGSPPTGLHLQRGIYREILFLTMAALGKDHVDIVAFDKKYKSAFNKLASSMGKEELRLRRAQMPTPKAIDCRKCFGAPLEC, encoded by the exons ATGGGAACACTAGCCTCTCTTGCTTCATCTTTTTCTCAATTGACCATTCCAGATGCCGTGAGTGAAGGGGGGGCCATGGCTGAGGAGCGGCCTCCCCGGTTGGTGGATTATTTCGTGGTGGCTGGGCTTGCAGGAGATGGAGCACCTATGCCTGAGGAGACCTGGGTTCCTGAACCTACTGGGCCCCGGCGCCCTCCTAGGCCAGCGGAACCTATTACAGATGTGGCAGTCATTGCTAGAGCACTGGGCGAGGAGGTGCCCCAGGGCTACACATGCATCCAGACGTCTGCTGGTGGCCACCCCTTGGAGCTCAGTGCTGGGCTCCTGGGTGGAACGCAGACAGTTATCTGCTACCGCAGGGGGCGTGACAAGCCCCCCCTAGTTGAGCTGGG GGTGTTATATGAAGGGAAGGAACGTCCTAAACCTGGCTTCCAAGTGCTTGACACGACACCATATAGTCACTCAGCCAACTTGGCCCCTCCAGGCCCTGGGCATCCTCGCACCTACCTCATGTACCGTCGGGCAGCAGAGGGGGCAGGGTTGCATGCCCTGGGCATCACTGACCTTTGCCTGGTTCTGCCCAGCAAGGGTGAGGGCACTCCTCACACTTACTGCCGGTTGCCACGCAACCTCAACCCTGGCATG TGGGGCCCAGCAGTGTACCTGTGCTACAAGGTGGGCCTGGCCAAGGCCAACACGCTGGTGTATGAGGCAG AGCTGCTGGGCCGCTACCCACAGGAAGACAATGAGGCATTCCCGCTGCCCGAGTCAGTGCCAGTCTTCTGCCTGCCCATGGGAGCCACTATTGAGTGCTGGCCTGCCCAGACCAAGTACCCGGTGCCCGTCTTCTCCACCTTTGTGCTCACAGGGGCTGCCGGTGATAAG GTGTATGGTGCCGCCTTGCAGTTCTATGAAGCGTTCCCGAGGGCCAGGCTGTCAGAGAGGCAGGCACGGGCACTGGGCCTGTTGAGTGCCGTGGAACGGGGCCGGGCACTGGGGGGCCGAGCCGTGCGCAGTCGGCGCGCCATTGCTGTGCTGTCCCGCTGGCCAGCCTTCCCAGCCTTCAGAGCCTTCCTCACCTTCCTTTACCGCTACTCCGTCTCTGGCCCCCACCGTCTGCCCTTGGAAGC gCACATCTCGCACTTCATTCACAACGTCCCGTTCCCTTCCCCACAGAGACCACGCATCCTAGTGCAG ATGTCTCCCTATGACAACCTGCTCCTCTGTCAGCCTGTCTCCTCACCCCTGCCCCTCAG TGGTGCTAGCTTTCTGCAGCTGCTGCAGAACCTGGGCCCAGAATTGGCTATTACATTGCTGCTGGCTGTGCTCACGGAGCACAAACTGCTGGTCCACTCGCTGCGGCCAGATCTGCTCACCAGTGTCTGCGAGGCCCTTGTCTCA ATGATCTTCCCACTGCACTGGCAGTGCCCCTACATTCCGCTGTGCCCGCTGGTGCTGGCGGATGTGCTGAGCGCCCCTGTGCCCTTCATTGTGGGTATCCACTCCAGTTATTTCGATCTGCACGACCCACCTCCTGATGTCATCTGTGTTGATCTCGATACCAACACGCTCTTCCA AACGGAGGAGAAGAAGCCCCTCTCTGCTAGGACCCTGCCCCGCAGACCATACAAGCTTTTGCTGGCCACACTGACAAATCTGTACCAGCAGCTGGACCAGA CTTACACTGGACCAGAAGAGGAGGCCTCCCTGGAATTCCTGCTGACAGACTATGAGGCAGTGTGTGGCCGCCGGACACGCCTGGAGCGGGAAGTCCAGGGAGCCTTTCTGCGCTTCATGGCTTGTCTGCTCAAAGGCTACAGGGACTTCCTGCGTCCCCTCACCGAGGCCCCCTCTGAGGGGTCTCGTGATGTCGACAACCTTTTCTACCTTCAGG GTTTCCTCAAGTCCCGGGAACGCTCGAGCCACAAGCTGTACTCCCAGCTGCTGCACACACAGATGTTCTCACAGTTCATCGAGGAATGCTCTTTTGGCTCTGCCCGCCATGCTGCCCTTGAGTTCTTTGACTCTTGTGTCGATAAG GTCCACCCAGAGCAGGAGAAGCCTGAGCCAACACCCTTAGTGGAACTGGAGGAGCTCTCAGGAAGTGAGCTCACTGTCTTCATCACACCCCCAGAGGATCCCCCAGTACTGGAAGGCAGTGAATCTGCTCCCCAGTACTG TTATGATGGGTTTCCAGAGCTAAGAGCTGAGCTATTTGAGTCTCCTCAGGAACAACAAGGAGCGCTGCCTGTGCCCGGCCCATCCCGTAGTGCCCCTAGCAGTCCTGCGCCTCGCCGAACCAAACAG GAGATGAAGGTTGCACAGAGAATGGCCCAGAAGTCAGCCACTGTGCCTGAGCTGTGGGCCCGGTGCCTACTAGGTCACTGTTATGGACTGTGGttcctgtgcctgcctgcctatgtGCGTTCGGCGCCCTCCCGGGTGCGAGCCCTGCATAAAGCCTACCACGTGTTGCGTGAGATGGAGAGCCGCAAGGTGGTGCTCCCTGATGAG GTGTGTTACCGGGTGTTGATGCAGCTCTGCTCACACTATGGGCAGCCCGTGCTGTCTGTGAAAGTCATGCTAGACATGCAGCGGGCAGGCATTGTGCCCAACACCATCACCTATGGCTACTACAACAAG GCTGTGCTGGAAAGCAAATGGCCATCTGGTACACCAGGTGGACGCCTACGCTGGGCCAAGCTTCGGAATGTTGTCTTGGGGGCTGCTCAGTTCCGCCAGCCCTTGAAAGACAgacggcggcagcagcagcagcagcagcagcagcagcagcagcagcagcagcagcagcagcagcagcagcaggtggcTGTGCATCAAGAGTCGAGCAGCTCTCAGACAG AACCCTGTCTGGAGCGCCCCTCCCCAACACGCCCTCTTCAGCGCCAGACTACCTGGGCAGGGCGAAGTCTGCGGGAGCCATCCTCACCCACTGGACGCCTGGTCAAGAGTGGCAGCCTAGGCAGTGCTCGAggggcacagcccactgtggaGGCTGGTGTAGCGCACA TGATAGAGGCCTTGGGGGTCCTCGAACCCCGTGGATCACCTGTGCCTTGGCAGGATGGAAGTCTGTCAGACCTAAGTCTGACGGGGGAAGAACTGGCACCTGGAGGAAGCCCAGGCGGCTCTGGCTCAGCCCTCAGTACCCGCTCCACCGAGGCCCTAGAAGGGATAAGTGGGCGGGGTCCCAAAACTAGTGGCTGTCAGGAGGAGGTGGGCACCCCCAGAAAAGGGCTGGGTGCCCGCCTCCAACAGCTGCTCACCCCTTCCCGCCGCTCCTCTGTTTCCCGCATCCCCCCACCTGAGTTGCCCATTGACCTTCCTCCTGCGGCCCGCCGAAGTCCCATGGATAGCCTTCTGTGGCCCCGAGAACGCCCTGGATCCACTGCTTCTGAG AGTTCCGCCTCTCTGGGCAGTGAGTGGGATCTTTCAGAATCTTCTCTTAGCAGCCTGAGCCTTCGGCGTTCCTCAGAGCGTCTCAGTGACACCCCTGGACCTTTCCAGCCTCCTTCCCTAGAA ATTCTGCTGTCCAGCTGCTCCTTGTGCCGTGCCTGTGATTCCCTGGTGTACGATGAGGAAATCATGGCTGGCTGGGCACCCGATGACTCTAACCTCAATACAACTTgccccttctgctcctcttcctttgTGCCCCTGCTCAGTGTCCAGACCCTTGATTCTCGACCCAG TGCCCCTAGCCCACAGTCTGCCCTTGCTGCTGCCAGTGGCAGTCAAGACGCCCCTGTCCCTGGGGGTCCCGGCCCTGTTCTCAGTGACCGGAGGCTCTGCCTTGCCCTGGATGAACCCCAGCTCTGCAATGGCTATGTGGGG AGTGCTTCCCGGAGAGTTGAGAATGGGGCGTGGGCATACCTGAGCCCTCTGGTACTGCGGAAGGAACTGGAGTCTCTGGTGGAGAATGAAGGCAGTGAGGTGCTGGCATTGCCTGAATTGCCCGCTGCCCACCCCATCATCTTCTGGAACCTCCTGTGGTATTTCCAACGCCTACGCCTGCCTAGTATTCTCCCAGGCTTGGTGTTGATCTCCCGTGATGAGCCCCCACCCAGCCAG CCCTCCCAGGGACCATCTCCTAGGCTAACCCCTGACCCAGCCTCTGTGCATGTACGTCTGCTGTGGGATGTCCTGACCCCCGATCCCAACAGCTGCCCACCTCTCTATGTTCTCTGGAGGGTCCACA GCCAGATCCCACAACGAGTAGTCTGGCCAGGCCCAGTGCCCTCATGTCTTAGCCTGACATTGCTGGAGTCAGTGATGCGCCATGTTGGACTTAATGAGGTTCATAAAGCTGTTGGGCTCCTGCTGGAAACCCTAGGGTCTCCTCCCACTGGCCTGCACCTGCAGAG GGGAATCTACCGTGAGATCTTATTCCTGACAATGGCTGCTCTGGGCAAAGACCACGTGGACATAG TGGCCTTCGACAAGAAGTACAAGTCTGCCTTTAACAAACTGGCCAGCAGCATGGGCAAGGAGGAGCTGAGACTTCGGCGGGCACAGATGCCTACTCCCAAGGCCATTGACTGTCGAAAATGTTTTGGAGCACCTTTGGAATGCTAG
- the Dennd4b gene encoding DENN domain-containing protein 4B isoform X3 produces MAEERPPRLVDYFVVAGLAGDGAPMPEETWVPEPTGPRRPPRPAEPITDVAVIARALGEEVPQGYTCIQTSAGGHPLELSAGLLGGTQTVICYRRGRDKPPLVELGVLYEGKERPKPGFQVLDTTPYSHSANLAPPGPGHPRTYLMYRRAAEGAGLHALGITDLCLVLPSKGEGTPHTYCRLPRNLNPGMWGPAVYLCYKVGLAKANTLVYEAELLGRYPQEDNEAFPLPESVPVFCLPMGATIECWPAQTKYPVPVFSTFVLTGAAGDKVYGAALQFYEAFPRARLSERQARALGLLSAVERGRALGGRAVRSRRAIAVLSRWPAFPAFRAFLTFLYRYSVSGPHRLPLEAHISHFIHNVPFPSPQRPRILVQMSPYDNLLLCQPVSSPLPLSGASFLQLLQNLGPELAITLLLAVLTEHKLLVHSLRPDLLTSVCEALVSMIFPLHWQCPYIPLCPLVLADVLSAPVPFIVGIHSSYFDLHDPPPDVICVDLDTNTLFQTEEKKPLSARTLPRRPYKLLLATLTNLYQQLDQTYTGPEEEASLEFLLTDYEAVCGRRTRLEREVQGAFLRFMACLLKGYRDFLRPLTEAPSEGSRDVDNLFYLQGFLKSRERSSHKLYSQLLHTQMFSQFIEECSFGSARHAALEFFDSCVDKVHPEQEKPEPTPLVELEELSGSELTVFITPPEDPPVLEGSESAPQYCYDGFPELRAELFESPQEQQGALPVPGPSRSAPSSPAPRRTKQEMKVAQRMAQKSATVPELWARCLLGHCYGLWFLCLPAYVRSAPSRVRALHKAYHVLREMESRKVVLPDEVCYRVLMQLCSHYGQPVLSVKVMLDMQRAGIVPNTITYGYYNKAVLESKWPSGTPGGRLRWAKLRNVVLGAAQFRQPLKDRRRQQQQQQQQQQQQQQQQQQQQQVAVHQESSSSQTEPCLERPSPTRPLQRQTTWAGRSLREPSSPTGRLVKSGSLGSARGAQPTVEAGVAHMIEALGVLEPRGSPVPWQDGSLSDLSLTGEELAPGGSPGGSGSALSTRSTEALEGISGRGPKTSGCQEEVGTPRKGLGARLQQLLTPSRRSSVSRIPPPELPIDLPPAARRSPMDSLLWPRERPGSTASESSASLGSEWDLSESSLSSLSLRRSSERLSDTPGPFQPPSLEILLSSCSLCRACDSLVYDEEIMAGWAPDDSNLNTTCPFCSSSFVPLLSVQTLDSRPSAPSPQSALAAASGSQDAPVPGGPGPVLSDRRLCLALDEPQLCNGYVGSASRRVENGAWAYLSPLVLRKELESLVENEGSEVLALPELPAAHPIIFWNLLWYFQRLRLPSILPGLVLISRDEPPPSQPSQGPSPRLTPDPASVHVRLLWDVLTPDPNSCPPLYVLWRVHSQIPQRVVWPGPVPSCLSLTLLESVMRHVGLNEVHKAVGLLLETLGSPPTGLHLQRGIYREILFLTMAALGKDHVDIVAFDKKYKSAFNKLASSMGKEELRLRRAQMPTPKAIDCRKCFGAPLEC; encoded by the exons ATGGCTGAGGAGCGGCCTCCCCGGTTGGTGGATTATTTCGTGGTGGCTGGGCTTGCAGGAGATGGAGCACCTATGCCTGAGGAGACCTGGGTTCCTGAACCTACTGGGCCCCGGCGCCCTCCTAGGCCAGCGGAACCTATTACAGATGTGGCAGTCATTGCTAGAGCACTGGGCGAGGAGGTGCCCCAGGGCTACACATGCATCCAGACGTCTGCTGGTGGCCACCCCTTGGAGCTCAGTGCTGGGCTCCTGGGTGGAACGCAGACAGTTATCTGCTACCGCAGGGGGCGTGACAAGCCCCCCCTAGTTGAGCTGGG GGTGTTATATGAAGGGAAGGAACGTCCTAAACCTGGCTTCCAAGTGCTTGACACGACACCATATAGTCACTCAGCCAACTTGGCCCCTCCAGGCCCTGGGCATCCTCGCACCTACCTCATGTACCGTCGGGCAGCAGAGGGGGCAGGGTTGCATGCCCTGGGCATCACTGACCTTTGCCTGGTTCTGCCCAGCAAGGGTGAGGGCACTCCTCACACTTACTGCCGGTTGCCACGCAACCTCAACCCTGGCATG TGGGGCCCAGCAGTGTACCTGTGCTACAAGGTGGGCCTGGCCAAGGCCAACACGCTGGTGTATGAGGCAG AGCTGCTGGGCCGCTACCCACAGGAAGACAATGAGGCATTCCCGCTGCCCGAGTCAGTGCCAGTCTTCTGCCTGCCCATGGGAGCCACTATTGAGTGCTGGCCTGCCCAGACCAAGTACCCGGTGCCCGTCTTCTCCACCTTTGTGCTCACAGGGGCTGCCGGTGATAAG GTGTATGGTGCCGCCTTGCAGTTCTATGAAGCGTTCCCGAGGGCCAGGCTGTCAGAGAGGCAGGCACGGGCACTGGGCCTGTTGAGTGCCGTGGAACGGGGCCGGGCACTGGGGGGCCGAGCCGTGCGCAGTCGGCGCGCCATTGCTGTGCTGTCCCGCTGGCCAGCCTTCCCAGCCTTCAGAGCCTTCCTCACCTTCCTTTACCGCTACTCCGTCTCTGGCCCCCACCGTCTGCCCTTGGAAGC gCACATCTCGCACTTCATTCACAACGTCCCGTTCCCTTCCCCACAGAGACCACGCATCCTAGTGCAG ATGTCTCCCTATGACAACCTGCTCCTCTGTCAGCCTGTCTCCTCACCCCTGCCCCTCAG TGGTGCTAGCTTTCTGCAGCTGCTGCAGAACCTGGGCCCAGAATTGGCTATTACATTGCTGCTGGCTGTGCTCACGGAGCACAAACTGCTGGTCCACTCGCTGCGGCCAGATCTGCTCACCAGTGTCTGCGAGGCCCTTGTCTCA ATGATCTTCCCACTGCACTGGCAGTGCCCCTACATTCCGCTGTGCCCGCTGGTGCTGGCGGATGTGCTGAGCGCCCCTGTGCCCTTCATTGTGGGTATCCACTCCAGTTATTTCGATCTGCACGACCCACCTCCTGATGTCATCTGTGTTGATCTCGATACCAACACGCTCTTCCA AACGGAGGAGAAGAAGCCCCTCTCTGCTAGGACCCTGCCCCGCAGACCATACAAGCTTTTGCTGGCCACACTGACAAATCTGTACCAGCAGCTGGACCAGA CTTACACTGGACCAGAAGAGGAGGCCTCCCTGGAATTCCTGCTGACAGACTATGAGGCAGTGTGTGGCCGCCGGACACGCCTGGAGCGGGAAGTCCAGGGAGCCTTTCTGCGCTTCATGGCTTGTCTGCTCAAAGGCTACAGGGACTTCCTGCGTCCCCTCACCGAGGCCCCCTCTGAGGGGTCTCGTGATGTCGACAACCTTTTCTACCTTCAGG GTTTCCTCAAGTCCCGGGAACGCTCGAGCCACAAGCTGTACTCCCAGCTGCTGCACACACAGATGTTCTCACAGTTCATCGAGGAATGCTCTTTTGGCTCTGCCCGCCATGCTGCCCTTGAGTTCTTTGACTCTTGTGTCGATAAG GTCCACCCAGAGCAGGAGAAGCCTGAGCCAACACCCTTAGTGGAACTGGAGGAGCTCTCAGGAAGTGAGCTCACTGTCTTCATCACACCCCCAGAGGATCCCCCAGTACTGGAAGGCAGTGAATCTGCTCCCCAGTACTG TTATGATGGGTTTCCAGAGCTAAGAGCTGAGCTATTTGAGTCTCCTCAGGAACAACAAGGAGCGCTGCCTGTGCCCGGCCCATCCCGTAGTGCCCCTAGCAGTCCTGCGCCTCGCCGAACCAAACAG GAGATGAAGGTTGCACAGAGAATGGCCCAGAAGTCAGCCACTGTGCCTGAGCTGTGGGCCCGGTGCCTACTAGGTCACTGTTATGGACTGTGGttcctgtgcctgcctgcctatgtGCGTTCGGCGCCCTCCCGGGTGCGAGCCCTGCATAAAGCCTACCACGTGTTGCGTGAGATGGAGAGCCGCAAGGTGGTGCTCCCTGATGAG GTGTGTTACCGGGTGTTGATGCAGCTCTGCTCACACTATGGGCAGCCCGTGCTGTCTGTGAAAGTCATGCTAGACATGCAGCGGGCAGGCATTGTGCCCAACACCATCACCTATGGCTACTACAACAAG GCTGTGCTGGAAAGCAAATGGCCATCTGGTACACCAGGTGGACGCCTACGCTGGGCCAAGCTTCGGAATGTTGTCTTGGGGGCTGCTCAGTTCCGCCAGCCCTTGAAAGACAgacggcggcagcagcagcagcagcagcagcagcagcagcagcagcagcagcagcagcagcagcagcagcaggtggcTGTGCATCAAGAGTCGAGCAGCTCTCAGACAG AACCCTGTCTGGAGCGCCCCTCCCCAACACGCCCTCTTCAGCGCCAGACTACCTGGGCAGGGCGAAGTCTGCGGGAGCCATCCTCACCCACTGGACGCCTGGTCAAGAGTGGCAGCCTAGGCAGTGCTCGAggggcacagcccactgtggaGGCTGGTGTAGCGCACA TGATAGAGGCCTTGGGGGTCCTCGAACCCCGTGGATCACCTGTGCCTTGGCAGGATGGAAGTCTGTCAGACCTAAGTCTGACGGGGGAAGAACTGGCACCTGGAGGAAGCCCAGGCGGCTCTGGCTCAGCCCTCAGTACCCGCTCCACCGAGGCCCTAGAAGGGATAAGTGGGCGGGGTCCCAAAACTAGTGGCTGTCAGGAGGAGGTGGGCACCCCCAGAAAAGGGCTGGGTGCCCGCCTCCAACAGCTGCTCACCCCTTCCCGCCGCTCCTCTGTTTCCCGCATCCCCCCACCTGAGTTGCCCATTGACCTTCCTCCTGCGGCCCGCCGAAGTCCCATGGATAGCCTTCTGTGGCCCCGAGAACGCCCTGGATCCACTGCTTCTGAG AGTTCCGCCTCTCTGGGCAGTGAGTGGGATCTTTCAGAATCTTCTCTTAGCAGCCTGAGCCTTCGGCGTTCCTCAGAGCGTCTCAGTGACACCCCTGGACCTTTCCAGCCTCCTTCCCTAGAA ATTCTGCTGTCCAGCTGCTCCTTGTGCCGTGCCTGTGATTCCCTGGTGTACGATGAGGAAATCATGGCTGGCTGGGCACCCGATGACTCTAACCTCAATACAACTTgccccttctgctcctcttcctttgTGCCCCTGCTCAGTGTCCAGACCCTTGATTCTCGACCCAG TGCCCCTAGCCCACAGTCTGCCCTTGCTGCTGCCAGTGGCAGTCAAGACGCCCCTGTCCCTGGGGGTCCCGGCCCTGTTCTCAGTGACCGGAGGCTCTGCCTTGCCCTGGATGAACCCCAGCTCTGCAATGGCTATGTGGGG AGTGCTTCCCGGAGAGTTGAGAATGGGGCGTGGGCATACCTGAGCCCTCTGGTACTGCGGAAGGAACTGGAGTCTCTGGTGGAGAATGAAGGCAGTGAGGTGCTGGCATTGCCTGAATTGCCCGCTGCCCACCCCATCATCTTCTGGAACCTCCTGTGGTATTTCCAACGCCTACGCCTGCCTAGTATTCTCCCAGGCTTGGTGTTGATCTCCCGTGATGAGCCCCCACCCAGCCAG CCCTCCCAGGGACCATCTCCTAGGCTAACCCCTGACCCAGCCTCTGTGCATGTACGTCTGCTGTGGGATGTCCTGACCCCCGATCCCAACAGCTGCCCACCTCTCTATGTTCTCTGGAGGGTCCACA GCCAGATCCCACAACGAGTAGTCTGGCCAGGCCCAGTGCCCTCATGTCTTAGCCTGACATTGCTGGAGTCAGTGATGCGCCATGTTGGACTTAATGAGGTTCATAAAGCTGTTGGGCTCCTGCTGGAAACCCTAGGGTCTCCTCCCACTGGCCTGCACCTGCAGAG GGGAATCTACCGTGAGATCTTATTCCTGACAATGGCTGCTCTGGGCAAAGACCACGTGGACATAG TGGCCTTCGACAAGAAGTACAAGTCTGCCTTTAACAAACTGGCCAGCAGCATGGGCAAGGAGGAGCTGAGACTTCGGCGGGCACAGATGCCTACTCCCAAGGCCATTGACTGTCGAAAATGTTTTGGAGCACCTTTGGAATGCTAG